The proteins below come from a single Ruegeria sp. THAF33 genomic window:
- a CDS encoding ATP-binding protein, whose amino-acid sequence MDDQALNRIAAALERMAPAPLATPDFNAAPAFVWHVEPERLEPVEQVNRVDLDLLVGINRSRDTLLDNTRRFAAGYKANNALLWGARGMGKSSLVKAVHGTLSADHPDLKLVELQREDMGSVARLLNHLRAAPYRFILFCDDLSFSHDDQHYKSLKAVLDGGIEGRPENVVFYATSNRRHLMPRDMIENERSSAINPSEAVEEKVSLSDRFGLWLGFHPCDQDEYFAMIDRYCAAYGVSVDAEILRAEAIEWQATRGSRSGRVAWQFFVDLAGRNGVHIA is encoded by the coding sequence ATGGACGACCAAGCCCTGAACCGTATTGCTGCCGCGTTGGAGCGCATGGCGCCGGCGCCTTTGGCCACACCGGATTTCAATGCGGCCCCGGCCTTTGTCTGGCATGTGGAACCGGAACGCTTGGAGCCGGTTGAACAGGTCAATCGCGTCGATCTGGATCTGCTGGTCGGCATCAATCGGTCGCGCGACACGTTACTTGACAACACCCGCCGCTTCGCGGCCGGCTACAAGGCAAACAATGCACTGTTGTGGGGCGCGCGCGGGATGGGCAAATCCAGCCTTGTAAAGGCTGTCCACGGCACGCTGAGCGCAGATCATCCTGACCTGAAGCTTGTGGAGCTACAGCGCGAGGATATGGGCTCGGTCGCGCGTCTGCTGAACCACCTGCGCGCGGCGCCTTATCGGTTCATCCTGTTTTGCGACGACCTCTCGTTCAGTCACGATGACCAGCATTACAAATCGCTCAAGGCCGTTCTGGATGGCGGTATTGAAGGTCGCCCGGAAAACGTGGTGTTCTACGCGACCTCGAACCGTCGCCACCTGATGCCGCGGGACATGATTGAAAACGAACGTTCCAGCGCCATCAACCCGTCAGAGGCGGTCGAGGAAAAGGTATCATTGTCCGACCGCTTCGGTTTGTGGCTGGGATTCCACCCCTGCGATCAGGACGAATATTTTGCCATGATCGACCGCTATTGTGCCGCCTATGGCGTTTCGGTCGATGCCGAAATCCTGCGCGCCGAAGCAATTGAATGGCAGGCCACGCGCGGATCGCGTTCAGGCCGTGTCGCGTGGCAGTTCTTCGTCGATCTGGCCGGGCGCAACGGCGTTCATATCGCCTGA
- the purF gene encoding amidophosphoribosyltransferase — translation MCGILGIASRTHDVFAEIYDGLLMLQHRGQDASGIVTYNGEFFREKKANGLVKDVFNAQDAETLLGRVGMGHVRYPTAGSLSAAEAQPFFVNAPYGIYLVHNGNITNTAEQREKVTGKYSRHLRTTSDSEILLNVLADKVADAIKVNGNGEPIRNLFAGVKMTMERVQGAYSVICLVAGVGMLAFRDPFGIRPLSVAKREVDGDGDDYAFASEDVAFGINGFEKLRDLRPGEAILIDLDGNMHEYQAVEGKLTPCIFEYVYLARPDSLLDGVSVYKTQMRMGQTLAKQIQDSGLEIDRIIPVPDSARPVALEAAKITGIPYREGLVKNRYVGRTFIMPGQAERQKSVRRKLNAVPLEFDGHSVLLIDDSIVRGNTIKKIVQMCRDAGAKKVYVASASPPVKYPNVYGIDMPTKAELIANGKEIEEIREELGADALFYQHLEDLIWAAKEGNPEIEAFDCSCFDGKYITGSVSEGYLDNLENSSRVSQKRADMQVPGGSWNAAKLASG, via the coding sequence ATGTGTGGGATTTTGGGAATCGCAAGCCGGACACATGATGTGTTTGCCGAAATCTATGACGGGCTGCTGATGTTGCAGCACCGGGGTCAGGATGCCTCAGGGATCGTGACCTACAACGGCGAGTTCTTCCGCGAAAAGAAGGCCAACGGTCTGGTCAAGGATGTGTTCAACGCCCAGGATGCAGAAACCCTGTTGGGTCGTGTGGGCATGGGGCATGTGCGCTATCCGACGGCGGGGTCCCTCAGCGCGGCCGAAGCGCAACCCTTTTTCGTGAACGCCCCTTACGGCATCTATCTGGTTCACAACGGCAACATCACCAACACCGCTGAGCAGCGCGAAAAGGTTACCGGCAAATACAGCCGGCACCTGCGCACCACGTCAGACTCTGAAATCCTTCTGAACGTCTTGGCCGACAAAGTGGCGGACGCGATCAAGGTGAATGGCAACGGCGAACCCATCCGCAATCTGTTTGCCGGTGTGAAGATGACGATGGAACGCGTTCAGGGCGCCTATTCCGTGATCTGTCTGGTCGCGGGTGTCGGTATGCTGGCCTTCCGCGATCCGTTTGGCATTCGCCCACTTTCGGTCGCCAAACGCGAAGTGGACGGAGACGGTGATGATTATGCCTTTGCCTCGGAAGACGTGGCCTTTGGCATCAACGGCTTTGAAAAGCTGCGTGATCTTCGCCCGGGTGAGGCGATCCTGATCGATCTGGACGGCAACATGCACGAGTATCAGGCGGTCGAAGGCAAGCTGACGCCCTGCATATTCGAGTACGTCTACCTGGCGCGCCCGGATTCTTTGCTGGACGGTGTTTCGGTTTACAAAACGCAGATGCGCATGGGCCAGACGCTGGCGAAACAAATTCAAGACTCGGGGTTGGAAATCGATCGGATCATACCGGTGCCCGACAGCGCCCGCCCCGTGGCTCTGGAAGCCGCAAAGATCACCGGCATCCCCTATCGCGAAGGGCTGGTGAAAAACCGCTATGTCGGGCGTACGTTCATCATGCCGGGTCAGGCGGAACGGCAGAAATCCGTCCGCCGCAAGCTGAATGCCGTGCCGCTGGAATTCGACGGCCACAGTGTTCTGCTGATCGACGATTCCATCGTACGGGGCAACACCATCAAGAAGATCGTTCAGATGTGCCGCGATGCCGGGGCCAAGAAGGTCTATGTCGCCAGCGCATCGCCGCCGGTGAAATACCCCAATGTCTATGGTATAGACATGCCCACCAAGGCCGAGCTGATCGCGAACGGCAAGGAAATCGAAGAGATCCGCGAAGAACTGGGGGCCGACGCCCTGTTCTATCAGCACCTGGAAGATCTGATCTGGGCCGCCAAGGAAGGTAATCCCGAGATCGAAGCCTTCGACTGTTCCTGTTTTGACGGCAAATACATCACGGGCAGCGTCAGCGAAGGTTATCTGGACAATCTGGAGAACAGCAGCCGTGTCAGCCAGAAGCGCGCCGACATGCAGGTTCCGGGCGGGTCCTGGAATGCGGCGAAACTGGCCTCGGGCTGA
- a CDS encoding SDR family oxidoreductase yields MTDTTKIALITGASRGLGAALAEALAPEYHIVAVARTTGGLEELDDRIKAKGGSATLAPMDITDPNAMATLCRGIHDRWGKVDLWLHTAVHTSALTPVHFVDPKEWTKAVNTNANATSVLIPYVSPLLGENGHAVFFDDPKAGQKFYGIYGATKAAQMALARSWAAETERTGPRVSIVEPAPMPTAVRARFHPGEDRDALTSTADEAARILALL; encoded by the coding sequence ATGACCGATACGACCAAAATCGCCCTGATAACCGGGGCCTCGCGCGGGCTGGGCGCTGCCCTGGCCGAAGCGCTGGCGCCCGAATACCACATCGTCGCCGTCGCCCGGACCACCGGCGGGCTGGAAGAACTGGACGATCGCATCAAGGCCAAGGGTGGCTCTGCCACGCTGGCACCGATGGACATCACCGATCCGAACGCGATGGCAACCCTGTGCCGCGGGATCCATGACCGTTGGGGCAAGGTGGATTTGTGGCTGCATACGGCCGTTCACACCTCGGCGCTGACGCCGGTACATTTCGTCGACCCCAAGGAATGGACCAAGGCAGTCAACACGAATGCAAACGCAACCTCGGTTCTGATCCCATATGTCTCGCCCCTGCTGGGTGAAAACGGCCACGCGGTGTTTTTCGATGACCCGAAAGCCGGTCAGAAGTTCTATGGCATCTATGGTGCCACCAAGGCCGCGCAAATGGCCTTGGCCCGCAGTTGGGCGGCCGAGACCGAACGCACCGGTCCGCGCGTTTCGATCGTGGAACCAGCACCGATGCCGACCGCCGTGCGTGCCCGGTTCCACCCGGGCGAAGATCGCGATGCACTGACGAGCACCGCAGATGAAGCTGCGCGGATCCTGGCGCTGCTTTAG